TGGAGGATATTGGTGGGCTAAGTATAAATTTAGTCAACCCTTGACTTCGTCCCTACTCCAAATCCTAGGTATTATGTACCTCTCTGAAAGTTATGGGTGCAGCTTTATATAAGGCAAATATTTACTGGTTAGTGTTGAGATTTTGTCTTTTCAAATTAATCCTATTAAAGGTAATACCCTCCTTCAGTTCCCTTCTCTAAGGAACCATTTTGCTTTTACCATTTGTACTTTTATCTTTTAGGTTGTTTACTTATCAGTTAATGTGGTACATTTCCCTTCTCTAAGGAACCATTTTGCTTTTACCATTTGTACTTTTATCTTTTAGGTTGTTTACTTATCAGTTAATGTGGTACATGAACTTGGAGGGTATGACCATCATTTTCGAAAATAAATATTGTGGAATATGTAACCGTTGCGAAGGATTATTGATAGTAATATTGGGAGTATGTAATAGTTATGTGGGTGCAAATGACAGTATTTCCCACTTTAATGACAACCCCAAATTTAAACGTGTTGTTGTATTTTTACGCATATCACATTGGGAACTCAAATAACGGTTGTCTATAGTTTAAGAATGCAAATATCCATTTCAAAATTTACCCCTACATTTCAAAGAATGCGGCAGTCAACGTACAATGTAGTGCTCTCACCTTGTCTTCATTCCATAGAAGGCTAAAGATTATCGCGAGTAAATATTGGGTATTTGTAAACACGGTGATGACATTTTTATCCGTAATCTCTTGAGTGAGTCATGGACATGAAGGGATTCCGTAACCATTATGCCGTGGTTTAACGCAAATATTAACAAATTATTTTGTTCGAAAATACAGTGATTTCATGATCCTACCAGATCAAGTTTCTTGTTGGAAACGACAATTTGCAATGAAATCCTTAGATTGAATTTCTAAAACCACTAATTTAGTGGGATCCTTTGGATATTTGACCACGACTACAATCAACATTTAGCAAATACTCCTAATAGCTATTCACAGATGGATGTCAACTTCAAGTGGTACCCAAAAGGAAACCCGAAACATTTTTTAGAAATAAAAGACAACCAAATTTGGGATTACCACTACTATCAAACATCCTGTAGATCTAAAATGGCACTATCATGGATGATTAAGCCGACACAAACACATCCTAGAAGAATAAGCTGTTTAGCCAACATTTACTACATCAACGTACGAATATAAAATAAGAAACTCTAATGCAACTTACACTCTAGGATCTATCAACTCATTCGAATGCTAAACCTTCTCATAAAGCTTTGAGTGATGAGATGGATATTCATGACGATGAAgctttgagcaacatttggattTGCATTAAAGGAATACTTAACAATCTGATAACCAAGCTCGACATTTATAATCTTCTTGAAGGCCGCAATGACCGGGGCCTTTCCCATGTCTGTTCCAATAACAGACACAGTAATCTTACGAATGACGTATTAACCCGAGTACACACAGATTGCTAGAGCAAAAAGACAGCAACACGGATGGGTGCTAAGGGGTGTACGTGGTGTACCTTTGACAGGAAAACCATCTGGGCGGCCAATAATCGTCTGACCAATAGAGCCAAATGCCCCAAATATAGCAGGAGTGCCGTTGTGGTCCATGACTTCAAAGTGAATCAGATACCttgtaaagacattagaagtgaGGGGAAATCATGTTAACAATATTTTTGCAGGTAAAATTAGGTTTATAAGGTGAAAAGGTTTTACAAGTAGTTGTCACAGAGACTCTAGCTTTTTACCTATTGCACCACCTTCCACCACTACTTTCGACACTGCAACCCAGATAATGCCATCCACTCTCATGAATGATTTTAGTAGTAAAGGCTCTGCAAACTGTATCCTGGACATACTGCCAAAAATGTATTATTTCAGAAATGGATGTAAATATGTGCAATAATATAAATATAAAAAGAACCAAGCTATTTGCTCAATTAGTGCTAATCATACATTATTTGTAGTGCGATAATAGCCAATGTGGGATTTCCCAAGGTGGATAATTCAAAAACATGAAAGGTTTGTAATACAATAATCGTcgaatttatctatttttttttgaatgcaGAAATCCAAGTATATATAACTCATGATTATTGAGAAATTTGCGTGCATGCTGAAAAGTGTGCCATCTAGACTCGCTCCCTCAATTTTCCAGAGGCTGCAAATAAGAGTCAGAAAATGGTATATTTGTGAATGGAAAAGGTACCTCTTTCGACCTCAGTGTCAAGAAAAAATGGCTAAATGAGAAATGTAAGTTGTTCAAATCCATTGCTGCAGTTCCTACACCTTTGGAGATCATAAATTATCTAAGAAACATAAGGTATAAGTTATCTTTCCGATAATAATTCTCTCCAGTATAATATTTGTTTAGAGCATGTTATTAACACTAAGCTCTGTAATGACCAGGGCACTCACCAAGTTTGGGTCCCATCTTGCCATCAAAAATTCTTGGAGGTTTTTTCTGGTTAGTGGCCTGGCGGTAACCACAGAGTCTATCGAACAATACACTAAAGTTCACAATAGTTGCAGCACCATATGTGTTACCTTAGCAACCCCCTGTTCATGAAAAGGAAAACCTATTTAAGGATGAATGAGCCACCAGGAAACATGgaaaaaaacaaagaatgaaTCCGAATTCATAGTGGGTCATTCCAGAAGCAAATATGGACAGGTAAATTAAACAAATTGTATAAAATGATAGTGAATCATGTATTCGTTATAATGATTCAAATACTTTGAATGGATGCATTTGAATTTAAAACTTATGATTGGCCTATAATTAATGTTATTAATATTGTTTTGATTAGTTCTTCCCGGTAAGTCTATTACACCATTTGGAGCAGTAACCACAATCTCTTTGCCATCCTCTTACGACTTTCATTGGAAATAGACTCAAAATCACTTATTAAGCAAATGACACTTTTCAATCTATCAAGTAATTAGTCCATTTGAGTTTGTAAGCTTCTATCTCAGTACATTAACATATCAACTGATGAGCAAAAAGCTTGATGCAAAATCAAAAGTGACATTCTCCATTAATgtatttaaaaccaataaaaaaatatgGGTAGAAAATGACAATGACAGTAATCAAAATTATACCTTGTAAATGCTACATAGAAGCCATGGATTCGAGTAGCACAAAAAAACACAACCTAGGGCTTCgccataagaaaaacaaaaaagaatttaCCAGTAGTAATAGCAGAAAATAACTTTTTCATTTAGGAATTCTATCAAGCGCAATCAAGGTAAAaatatcaaattaaaaaaaatagaaaaactaaTCATACCTTTGGAATCTTGGAAAGCGTcgtcaaaaataaaaacaattttgTTAATCATAACAAATATCAGTAAATCATACCAGGAATAATAGAGTTGTGCTATAGATGAAAATCTGGGAGGACTTTTAATTATGAAAGAGATTAGCCGATTAGGGCAAAAGACGTTTCATTATTATGACACAGAAACGGTTTCGCATTCAAAAGATGATTAACTCTATAATAAATGATACTCCAAATGTAACATGCACCATCGTCCTTTATAAGCCCAAAATGTATATCACCGTCCATACGTAAAAACAATGATTCACTGGAACGTTCTTTATGAGGTTGAAATATAAAAACACATATTAGTAGGTAGCTCTATCGTGGTCGTTCTTTATATGTGTGGATATCCGTCCATATAAAAAAACACCATTATCCCTTataatatatatagagagagaggtaGGATCCATGAACACTCTTAGATGGGCAAAGTCAGACAAAATTTGCGTCATTTTCTCCGCAAGACCCAAACGTCAATGAATTTAAGTAtactattttgatgatatgttcctcttataagactctacattcctacaaaaagtGAGCACAATTCGAGATCTATAAAACCACCATCCATCCCTTTGAATATCAGTCGTTCaaagttaacggttgaaattaagatcggtagacAGTGAGATTTGCTATCTCGAATTGCGTTCATTCTTTTAGAcctattttctttatattagtaagataagataagatatttaaATTAGGAGCTTGATATTATGGGTAGTCTATAAGTAGGGCCTTGGCCTAATTTGGTGTAGATACATGTACTATGATAGCCATTGACTACTATTTTTTAGTCTCATGTTAAAGGGGCAGCGAATTTCATTGGAGGGGCGGCAGTGAATAGgataaaaagggtcattacatggtaattcgaAATGCCCcttataaaaaaattgaaaatgactaattaacccttacatagtttagtgttgataatcaaatttcacttatattaactctaaaacaaatcaaaatcagatttttagagtttaaaaaaaaagtttagaggagaagaaaagaaaaaaaattatgatatttgtgaaaccctagattttgattcactcaaccaaaatgagtgattccagtgacaaatttgagatggttGAATCTCTagattagttcccattagctttttgtcgctcaaaattatctaaagtacgtaaaaaaatcgaaacttttaaaatttcagaagaacttacagttggaatttagctcgttaccaaccgtaactctcagttacggttccaaaagtatcgaataccaaccgtaactggttcaatttggggaaaacccaatcttAGTACCAGTTACGATtggtagaatgacaacatatagcaaccgtaacaaattacggctggtaactaatgaatcgagatcaaccgtaactaacctacggttggtaaggttatttgagttacaagtcgtaacttaaatacggttgataacagtgatgcaattacaaaccgtaaaaagaaaatgaaacatccaggacaacttacggttcgtaacttaagtaaGGAGACCAACCCTAAGTAAtttacggttgcaaaaaaaattcgtaactgaacattttatctcaaaatcaagaacatacggttggtatttgagttaaatgaaccgtaacatcaaccaaatctatagttacggttccaattggagttattaccaaccgtaactcacatgcagcacagaaatttcaatttcaactttgatccaaaaccctaattttcgatacaagactaacttaaatcaaacacaataaactaaaccctaactgggtcttttcgaaatatagttttccatcaacgattatcaatttttcaaatcgctgattaatcgaggacgatgaaatttcaattttaatggaggaggagaagagaagagaagatgaaaagatCAAAAAagctttttgatttttctgattccatTAGGTTAAAAATTGGAGAGGGTAATCTAGTCGATTTACACCCCCTATAGGACACCCCCTAACTAATAAGAGAGACATTTCTATCACACTTGCCGCCCTTCTAATGGAACATGCCGCCCTTATAACAGGGTTGATTTTTTATGGAAAGGGCGGCTTTGGAAAACTCCCAAATTTATTTATTAGATtacctcattcaaattgaggtttGGATTGTTACGTAGCAGAAGGTGTAGATATATATACCCTCATGTTTCATCATTATACATTGCACATTGACACAACCAATCTACAATGTGAATTTTTTGATCTACATGAAACCAAACAaaatggaatagataaatctggaTAATGGTATTCTAATTATTCTTCTGCCATTTAGAAGCTTTTTCTTCGGTAAAATAAAATCCGTCGTAAAGTAGTTTCCGCTAATCACTATGATCACAACTCATTCTGATAGCCATCGATCTTCTTTGTATAAGTCTTGATCATCGTCACGTCAAAATTGATCGTTTTCAAAGTTATGCTTGAATCTTTCATCGGATTTCGGTATAGGAACCCTGACTATAATAAAACGCACCAGTGGCGATTAGAATTGAAATTATTACAAGGCATGAAATAGCCATTGCATACGGAAGAACAATAACATAATTCTAAAACCTAAAACAAGTGATTTTCTTTGAAAATAACAAAAGTTAACTATACAATTACAAATCCAAATTTATTTGGAAAATCTAGGTTCGAAGAataagaaaattttgaaaaaaaaataggtTTGAATAAATTTATCATACTAAATCTAGGTTCGAAGAATAAATCTATCATACTAAATCTAGGTTCGAAGAataagaaaattttgaaaaaaaaataggtttggataaattttttttggaaaatacaCAAAAAGGAGAGAGCTATATGCAGGCCCTCGTTAGCCTTAAGCTATTAATGTCCGATGCAATGATAATACATGTACTCCAGTAGCCGTAAGCTACTAGAATCCGATGCAATAATAAAGTGGAACTTTGACGAGCGGGAAAGTAGAGTTCTTTTACAGGACATACATTATACATGGGAGAAGAGGTTCGTAAGCAAGAGGATCTCCCTCGGGCTTCACTGATTAAGCAAAATGAGTTTTGTTTGTTTAGAAAGGAATACAAAATTTACCATCTTCGCCTCTTCCTTCTAACTACAAATACAAGGCACCAAATTCTAAAAATGTACTGCATCCTTGAAGAAGGACAAGATTCCATTTGCACCCTCCCTTTGAGTAAATCATACCTGTATATCAGAGTCGCCAGCAGAACAAATAAGAAATACTTAAATAAAGCTATCCTCTTGTTTACCTAGGGTTCAATATAAAGTTCAGGAATCTAAACTAAGCTTAAAAAGCTCCACTAAAGCAAAATCAACAAATACTCATGTATAAAAATCATTGTAATCAATGAGCTCTAAATTTTGGAAAACTGCACCCAGAAAGTTCTCAATTATGTCAATATTAACAGTTCCCCCCAATTTCCACTTAgttatgaaaacatgatttatctACTTCCTTAAGTATCTGATTCAAATCAAATAGCTGCCAGGATCTTCCCATCTCCAGCCAAGATACTTCTCACATGTCAGTAGGTGCAGCATGGAAATGCTTATCTCAACCACAAGTATAGATAGTTGAGAACCAGAAAACAAAAATAGGGTAGAGGGTTCCTACTAATATGTCCTGCATACCTTGCGCAGTATTTGCAAGGGTTTGCACATATCAATCAGTAATCAGGGTGAAATTAGAGTGAAAAGACTTAGAAgagaagggaagaagaagatcagATTAGGGACTAGGAGAATTCATGGaatgaaagaaggagataagaagcCATTTATCTAGAAATATCTCCATTTCATAGATATCTTACACAATGTTACATATGTAGCCAAACCTATAATTGCTGATACAAACTACCCAAACCACCTATTACATGTGTATATATCAGTATAAAGATATTTACTACACAATGCGGATTAAATTTACTGTGGGGTTTGATAGGCGCATTACGCATATGACTTTGCGGTGATACGGGATTTTCTATAACTAACAAAGAAAGAAACCACTGTACTCGAGGAACTAATGTGCCGTTCTGTTTATCAACTGCTCGTTGAGCTAACAGAAGCAAAAAGTTCTACCGCATCCAAAACCTTTGTCCCTTGTCATGCTAAAAGACATGTCCAGGGGTTAACTCTTCTCTCTATTAGCTCAATTTCAGAAAAACTGTTTATCATTAGAAGAGGAGATATATCTCCTCAGCAAGTGCCCCTAATTGTTCAGTTTAAAAGTCAAATCGAATAACAAACACAAATtggaaaaaatacacaaaaaggaGTCCCGTCTTGACAAGAAAAGGAATTGATTAACAGACTACATTTAATCAACTAACTAATCCGAAGGACAAACAAATTAAATAACTTTTTGGAGACGCCTAACCATTTTAAACAATGAAACTGTAGCTGTTTCGAGTTGGTTCTTTGCTTCTACTTTAGAAGCCCCCTCCTTCAGTTTCTTAGGCAACCCTTCAAGTAACTCTATGGCTTCTTTCAAAGTTAACTATAGGGAATTCAAAATTAGTTAAAATCATTAATAAAGTTAACAAGAATAAAGGAAGGGTAAGCTTAGgatagaaaaattaaaaaatttctaAGAAAAAACTGTTAAAAAGAAAGACAAATGGCATGAtgctatttgtccctcatgcccacatcaaaaatttatccggTTAAGTAGCAACTAAATATATAGGAATGTCATCAATAACAACATCAAACTCAATTTTCAGTTAATAACAAGAAACGGCAGCATAACATGCAGACCTTAGCACCAGCTGCTTCAAGCTGTTTCTTTGCTTCTTCCACTCTGGGTCAAAATCCTTATCACATATCATCAGAATGGATTTACATTCGAATCTCGACCCCTAGAAACAATAGTTGGGAACCAGAAGAACCCATCGGATTTCAAAATACATCAACAAATTTTTGGTCAACTGGGAGCATTAAACATCAGGGGTTCAGGATATAGCTAAACATAAAATAGGATAGATGGTTTCAATCAACATTCATAATGATAAATCTGTTAGCTTGCTATGTATGAAAGGGTCTATAAGATGGCTAATACACAATGTGGACTGGACTTAAAGTGGTATTACTGTAAACACATATGACTGATGCCAAATGATGGATCTGTCAGCTGGCAACTGTTTGCATATGTTCAAAAGATGTCTGATACAATATGTGGATTGGGCTTAAGGGGAATCAGGTAATACACATGACTGATTGAGATGATGACAAATTTTCTAAAATTGGCCAAGAAGGGAATTGACCATGGTTAAGGAAATACTGCCATACTATTGATTTGTTCTATTTCTCCATTGCTCATTGAGCTaacggattttattttatttttgtcacATGTGCTGAAGCTGTTGTCATCAATTTCCATGTTAATAGGCATGTTCGAGGGCAATCTCTTCTCTCCAATCCTCTCTGCTAAACTCATACTTTTGGTAAATGTTTTTATAAGACATGTTGG
Above is a genomic segment from Papaver somniferum cultivar HN1 chromosome 10, ASM357369v1, whole genome shotgun sequence containing:
- the LOC113315029 gene encoding uncharacterized protein LOC113315029 isoform X2, translating into MARWDPNLYVQDTVCRAFTTKIIHESGWHYLGCSVESSGGRWCNRYLIHFEVMDHNGTPAIFGAFGSIGQTIIGRPDGFPVKDMGKAPVIAAFKKIINVELGYQIVKYSFNANPNVAQSFIVMNIHLITQSFMRRFSIRMS
- the LOC113315029 gene encoding uncharacterized protein LOC113315029 isoform X1 produces the protein MISKGVGTAAMDLNNLHFSFSHFFLTLRSKEYVQDTVCRAFTTKIIHESGWHYLGCSVESSGGRWCNRYLIHFEVMDHNGTPAIFGAFGSIGQTIIGRPDGFPVKDMGKAPVIAAFKKIINVELGYQIVKYSFNANPNVAQSFIVMNIHLITQSFMRRFSIRMS